A genomic region of Eucalyptus grandis isolate ANBG69807.140 chromosome 5, ASM1654582v1, whole genome shotgun sequence contains the following coding sequences:
- the LOC104441566 gene encoding putative germin-like protein 2-3 — protein MAKSVLLICFLGLVFAFAAADNSPLQDFCVAEAGSSVLVNGQACKDPETVQANDFSFSGLHLPGNTSNPVGSKVTPVTVAQLPGLNTLGISMARIDIAPWGINPPHTHPRASEILLVLEGTLEVGFITFNPDNRLISKILQKGDVFVFPQGLIHYQRNTGYGNAVAIAGLGSENPGVITIANVVFGSMPDISVDILAKAFKVDKTVVGQLQSKF, from the exons ATGGCGAAAAGTGtgcttttgatttgtttcttgGGTCTGGTGTTTGCTTTTGCGGCTGCTGATAATAGCCCTCTCCAGGATTTCTGTGTCGCTGAAGCTGGCAGTTCAG TTCTCGTGAATGGCCAAGCATGCAAGGACCCCGAAACAGTTCAGGCAAATGACTTCTCCTTCAGTGGGCTCCATCTTCCAGGCAACACGTCGAACCCTGTTGGCTCCAAGGTCACCCCGGTGACCGTGGCCCAGCTCCCAGGGCTAAACACTCTCGGAATCTCCATGGCGCGCATCGACATCGCACCATGGGGAATCAACCCACCCCACACTCACCCACGAGCCAGCGAGATTTTGCTAGTCTTGGAAGGAACCCTCGAAGTAGGGTTCATCACTTTCAACCCCGACAACCGCCTCATTTCCAAGATCTTGCAAAAGGGTGATGTGTTTGTCTTCCCTCAAGGCCTTATCCATTACCAGAGAAATACTGGTTATGGGAATGCAGTTGCCATTGCAGGTCTTGGTAGCGAAAACCCTGGTGTCATTACAATCGCTAATGTCGTGTTTGGGTCGATGCCTGATATTTCTGTAGACATTCTGGCCAAGGCATTCAAAGTTGATAAAACTGTTGTTGGCCAACTTCAGTCAAAATTCTAG